From a region of the Clupea harengus chromosome 9, Ch_v2.0.2, whole genome shotgun sequence genome:
- the LOC116221909 gene encoding olfactory receptor 52A5-like has protein sequence MENYSINSDILEIQGLDIPESSIYPVFFAVLFFYITLLISNFGVLILIITEKSLHQPMYLLFCNLSVNDLFGNTVLLPRLLSDMFASKKLTTYAQCATQAFCSHIFGSASHMILMLGLTIRLSRCRYIILNAYCDNASLFKLSCEDVYINNLYGLVFTAVLFGSSIGCIVVTYLRIAMIFWTKKSKVLNNRALQTCGSHLLVFMIMIMTGFLTIILHRFPDYPYLRKLAYIFFHVVPANLNPIIYGMQTKSLRQKIWQILFRKVSSSAPQR, from the exons atggaaaactACTCTATTAACAGTGACATACTTGAAATCCAGGGTTTAGACATCCCTGAGTCATCCATTTACCCAGTGTTCTTTGCAGTGCTCTTCTTTTACATCACTCTGCTGATATCCAATTTTGGTGTGCTGATACTCATTATAACAGAGAAAAGCTTGCACCAACCCATGTATCTCCTGTTCTGCAACCTATCAGTCAACGATctctttggcaatactgttttACTTCCCCGTTTGCTGTCTGACATGTTTGCTTCAAAGAAATTAACCACGTATGCCCAGTGTGCCACACAGGCCTTTTGTAGTCACATATTTGGTTCAGCCTCACATATGATACTAA TGCTGGGTCTCACAATTAGGTTGTCTCGCTGTAGATACATTATCCTTAATGCTTATTGTGATAATGCATCATTGTTTAAATTATCTTGTGAAGATGTGTACATTAATAACCTATATGGGCTGGTTTTTACTGCAGTACTTTTTGGCTCCTCAATAGGATGTATTGTTGTGACATACTTAAGGATTGCAATGATATTCTGGACTAAAAAAAGCAAAGTGCTCAACAACAGAGCTCTACAAACATGTGGAAGTCACTTATTAGTatttatgattatgattatgacaGGGTTCCTTACAATAATTCTTCATCGTTTTCCGGATTACCCATATTTGAGAAAATTGGCATACATATTTTTCCATGTTGTGCCTGCTAATTTAAATCCAATcata TATGGTATGCAAACAAAGTCTTTACGGCAGAAAATTTGGCAGATTTTATTTAGAAAGGTGTCATCCAGTGCACCACAGAGATAA
- the LOC105913069 gene encoding macrophage mannose receptor 1-like — MGICIFRLYLFSSDKLVLVHESKTWKEAQQYCREHHVDLVSVTSERIQRWVRERAKEAASTHVWMGLQHSCYMGFWFWDNAETVCYSNWAPGGETEPDCTDGLEHQSARVGAVKSGGDGEGEWVMRPETEELNFICTTEAQ; from the exons ATGGGGATCTGTATCTTTCGCCTTTATCTTTTCTCTTCAGATAAACTGGTCCTGGTTCATGAGAGTAAGACCTGGAAAGAGGCGCAGCAGTACTGCAGAGAGCACCATGTGGACCTGGTGTCTGTGACCTCCGAGCGGATCCAGCGCTGGGTGAGGGAGCGGGCTAAAGAAGCCGCCAGTACTCACGTGTGGATGGGCCTGCAACACTCCTGCTACATGGGCTTCTGGTTCTGGGACAACGCAGAGACGGTCTGCTACAGCAACTGGGCcccagggggagagacagagccgGACTGCACAGATGGACTGGAGCATCAGAGTGCCAGAGTGGGGGCAGTGAAGTCTGGAGGAGacggggagggagagtgggtcATGCGTCCAGAAACCGAGGAACTCAACTTCATCTGCACCACTGAGG CTCAGTAG